In the Actinomycetota bacterium genome, one interval contains:
- a CDS encoding type II toxin-antitoxin system VapC family toxin, giving the protein MTLVVDASLVVAALVDSGADGRWAESMLGSDALVAPHLLPVEVANVLRRAVAAGEVSADSASLAHGDLLGLRIGLFAYEPFANRVWELRGGVSAYDAWYVALAESLDAPLATLDRRLARSRGPRCRFAIPAS; this is encoded by the coding sequence GTGACCCTGGTCGTCGACGCGTCGCTGGTGGTGGCGGCCCTCGTCGACAGCGGGGCCGACGGGCGGTGGGCGGAGTCCATGCTCGGGTCCGACGCCCTCGTGGCCCCGCATCTCCTGCCCGTTGAAGTGGCCAACGTGCTGCGAAGGGCCGTCGCCGCAGGCGAAGTCTCGGCGGACTCGGCCTCGCTGGCCCACGGCGACCTGTTAGGGCTGCGGATCGGCCTCTTCGCCTACGAGCCGTTCGCCAACCGCGTCTGGGAGCTCCGGGGCGGCGTCAGCGCCTACGACGCGTGGTACGTCGCCCTCGCGGAGTCTCTCGACGCGCCGCTTGCGACCCTCGACCGTCGCCTGGCCAGATCGAGAGGCCCCCGATGCCGGTTTGCGATCCCTGCGTCCTGA
- a CDS encoding DinB family protein has product MALPAAETDERELLLSWLQFLRGSVLRKAEGLTEDEARWRPERRLISIAGIVNHLAHVEWRWIDGTLRGEPVSRSEDEFTVPPGRPLADVVASYRARAARTDEAVRAASLDDPCHHPRHPGITLRWVLLHLIEETARHAGHADSTREMLDGTVGV; this is encoded by the coding sequence GTGGCCCTACCGGCGGCGGAGACCGACGAACGAGAGCTCCTGCTGTCGTGGCTGCAGTTCCTTCGTGGCTCGGTCCTGCGCAAGGCCGAGGGCCTGACCGAGGACGAGGCCCGGTGGCGACCGGAACGCAGGCTCATCTCCATCGCCGGGATCGTCAACCACCTCGCTCACGTCGAGTGGCGGTGGATCGACGGGACGTTGCGCGGCGAGCCCGTGTCGAGGAGCGAGGACGAGTTCACGGTCCCGCCCGGGCGCCCGCTGGCCGACGTGGTGGCCAGCTACCGGGCCCGGGCCGCCCGTACCGACGAGGCGGTACGCGCCGCCAGCCTGGACGATCCCTGCCACCACCCTCGCCACCCTGGGATCACCCTGCGGTGGGTGCTGCTTCACTTGATCGAGGAGACGGCGCGCCACGCCGGCCACGCCGACTCGACGCGCGAGATGCTCGACGGGACCGTCGGCGTGTGA
- a CDS encoding class I SAM-dependent methyltransferase: MSRAPDGAWPPAWAPDELRHAGRENVDADHVARYDQKEDADAAAEVRRLGGLGLDARSTVIDLGAGTGQFTLAVAPHCRSVVAVDVSPLMVQRLEAKLAAAGHDNVDVVQAGFLTYEHEGDPVDFVYSRWALHHLGDAWKAMALHRIRQLLRPGAVLRLLDVAYSFAPAEMSDRIERWRSTLPVAAETADAWVRADIDEHVRDEHSTFTWLLEPMMERTGLRVEEAIYSADGFFAEYVARAV, translated from the coding sequence ATGAGCCGGGCCCCCGATGGCGCCTGGCCTCCGGCGTGGGCCCCTGACGAGCTTCGCCACGCCGGGCGGGAGAACGTCGACGCTGACCACGTGGCGCGCTACGACCAGAAGGAGGACGCCGACGCGGCGGCGGAGGTCAGGCGTCTCGGCGGGCTCGGGCTCGACGCTCGCTCGACCGTGATCGACCTCGGTGCCGGCACCGGCCAGTTCACCCTCGCGGTTGCCCCGCACTGCCGGTCCGTGGTCGCCGTCGACGTCTCACCGCTCATGGTCCAACGGCTCGAGGCGAAGCTCGCAGCCGCGGGGCACGACAACGTCGATGTGGTCCAGGCGGGGTTCCTGACCTACGAGCACGAAGGAGACCCGGTCGACTTCGTGTACTCCCGGTGGGCGCTGCACCACCTCGGCGACGCCTGGAAGGCCATGGCGCTGCACCGCATCCGACAACTCCTTCGCCCCGGCGCCGTGCTCCGGTTGCTCGACGTCGCCTACTCCTTCGCCCCGGCGGAGATGAGCGACCGGATCGAGCGGTGGCGTTCGACCCTCCCGGTCGCCGCAGAGACAGCTGACGCATGGGTGCGGGCCGACATCGACGAACACGTCCGTGACGAGCACTCGACGTTCACCTGGCTGCTGGAGCCGATGATGGAGAGGACCGGCTTGCGGGTCGAGGAGGCGATCTACTCCGCCGACGGGTTCTTCGCCGAGTACGTCGCCCGAGCCGTCTGA